The Erigeron canadensis isolate Cc75 chromosome 4, C_canadensis_v1, whole genome shotgun sequence genome window below encodes:
- the LOC122595536 gene encoding transmembrane 9 superfamily member 11-like has protein sequence METFEKIKIWVLFISLISQLGHGYYLPGSYPHKYIVGDTLSVKVNSLTSIDTEIPYSYYSLPFCQPIEGVKDSAENLGELLMGDRIENSPYKFKMHTNESEIFLCQTKPLSSDEFKLLSTRIDEMYQVNVILDNLPAIRYTKRDEFLVRWTGYPLGIKVQDTYYVFNHLKFTVLVHKYEETNVASVMGTGDAAEVIPSVDKSGSDIPGYIVVGFEVTPCSYQHNAESVKNLKMYGKYPSKITCEPNTVTMGIKENQPVAFSYEVEFVESDIKWPSRWDAYLKMEGAKVHWFSILNSLMVITFLAGIVLVIFLRTVRRDLTHYEELDKEAQAQMNEELSGWKLVVSDVFRVPSYPALLCVMVGDGVQILGMAIVTILFAALGFMSPASRGTLLTGMLFFYMILGILAGYVAIRMWRTVFTGDHKGWVSVCWKVACFFPGIAFLILFVLNFLLWGSHSTGAIPFSLFVILILLWFCISVPLTLVGGYFGAKAPHIEYPVRTNQIPREIPAQKYPSWLLVLGAGTLPFGTLFIELFFIMSSIWMGRVYYVFGFLFIVLILLVVVCAEVSLVLTYMHLCVEDYKWWWKSFFASGSVALYIFLYSINYLVFDLKSLSGPVSATLYLGYSLFMVLAIMLATGTVGFLSSFWFVHYLFSSVKLD, from the coding sequence ATggaaacttttgaaaaaatcaaGATCTGGGTATTGTTCATCAGCTTGATATCTCAACTGGGTCATGGCTATTATCTTCCTGGGAGTTACCCACATAAATACATTGTAGGTGATACATTATCTGTAAAAGTCAACTCTTTGACTTCCATCGATACTGAAATTCCTTATAGTTATTATAGTTTGCCCTTTTGTCAACCTATAGAAGGTGTTAAGGATAGTGCAGAGAATCTTGGTGAGCTTTTAATGGGAGATAGAATTGAAAATTCACCTTATAAGTTTAAGATGCATACTaatgaatctgaaatctttCTTTGTCAAACGAAACCTTTGTCGAGTGATGAGTTTAAGTTGTTAAGTACTAGGATAGATGAAATGTATCAAGTTAATGTGATCCTTGATAATTTGCCCGCGATTCGGTATACTAAGAGGGATGAGTTTTTGGTGAGGTGGACTGGGTATCCCCTCGGGATCAAGGTCCAAGATACGTATTATGTGTTTAATCATTTGAAGTTTACGGTTCTTGTTCATAAGTATGAAGAAACGAATGTGGCGAGTGTGATGGGTACTGGGGATGCTGCTGAGGTGATTCCTTCTGTTGATAAGTCGGGATCTGATATTCCTGGGTATATTGTAGTTGGATTTGAGGTTACGCCCTGTAGTTACCAGCACAATGCCGAGTCTGTGAAGAACTTGAAAATGTATGGTAAATACCCGTCTAAAATTACGTGTGAACCCAACACGGTGACTATGGGAATAAAAGAGAACCAGCCCGTGGCTTTTAGTTATGAAGTTGAATTCGTTGAGAGTGATATCAAATGGCCATCAAGATGGGATGCGTATTTGAAAATGGAAGGAGCAAAAGTACACTGGTTTTCGATCTTAAATTCACTTATGGTGATCACTTTCTTGGCTGGAATTGTGCTTGTAATATTCTTGAGAACCGTGAGACGGGATTTGACTCATTATGAAGAGTTGGACAAAGAGGCCCAAGCCCAGATGAACGAAGAATTGTCCGGCTGGAAACTTGTAGTAAGTGATGTATTCCGTGTTCCCAGTTATCCTGCACTTTTGTGTGTAATGGTAGGAGACGGGGTTCAGATTCTTGGAATGGCGATTGTCACAATCTTGTTTGCTGCTCTTGGGTTCATGTCTCCTGCTTCCAGAGGGACCCTGCTCACCGGTATGCTTTTCTTTTATATGATTCTTGGAATCTTGGCCGGTTATGTTGCTATTCGTATGTGGAGAACTGTTTTTACTGGTGATCATAAGGGATGGGTGTCAGTTTGTTGGAAAGTTGCTTGTTTCTTTCCGGGCATTGCATTTTTGATTCTTTTTGTGTTAAATTTTCTCTTGTGGGGCTCACACAGCACTGGTGCCATACCCTTTTCGCTATTTGTCATCCTAATTTTGCTATGGTTTTGCATTTCTGTGCCGCTTACTCTTGTTGGAGGTTACTTTGGTGCAAAGGCACCACATATTGAGTACCCTGTTAGAACCAATCAGATACCCCGTGAAATCCCTGCCCAAAAGTACCCATCGTGGCTCTTGGTTCTTGGTGCGGGTACACTTCCATTTGGAACTCTGTTCATTGAGCTTTTCTTCATCATGTCTAGTATATGGATGGGTCGTGTCTACTATGTTTTCGGTTTTCTGTTCATTGTGTTGATCCTTCTTGTGGTCGTTTGTGCTGAGGTATCGTTGGTCTTGACCTACATGCATCTTTGTGTTGAGGATTACAAGTGGTGGTGGAAGTCATTTTTCGCTTCGGGTTCAGTTGCATTATACATTTTCTTGTACTCAATAAACTACCTTGTTTTTGACCTCAAGAGCTTAAGCGGGCCTGTTTCAGCTACACTATACTTAGGTTACTCGTTGTTCATGGTTCTAGCCATTATGCTTGCAACTGGCACTGTTGGGTTCCTTTCTTCTTTTTGGTTCGTTCACTACTTGTTCTCTTCAGTGAAACTCGATTAA
- the LOC122595908 gene encoding adenylate kinase 5, chloroplastic: MLNYHYYAATSSSSSFNCQNIRFTPPHISSGYTSHPSLSFQYHHHHLQQTITTLSNVVYKYHNKTHFNISPKTKGLKVRCSQSEPLKVMISGAPASGKGTQCEMIVQKFGLVHISTGDLLRSEVAAGSEVGNQAKEYMNSGRLVPDEVVTAMVIGRLSREDAKEKGWLLDGFPRSFAQAQSLEKMKIRPDVFILLDVPDEILIDRCVGRRLDPETGKIYHIKNFPPETEEVKARLITRPDDTEEKVKSRLQIYKQNVEAILSTYSDLLTKIDGNRSKDVIFGEMSSLLLQVQKERETRKSENATKLDSQFSKSPATKESWRGIPTNLNNIPHSREIREYFYDDVLQATQRAINDGKIRVKVEINIPELNPEQDVYRIGTLMELVRVLALSFADDGKRVKVCVQGSMGEGALAGIPLQLAGTRKILEFMDWGSDGAMGNFINIGSIGGKEVDEVDDIFILVAPQNAMGNCIIDDLRAMTDAAGSRPVILINPRLKDLPASSGIMQTMGREKRLEYAASFEMCYQFRLLYFLGTQYPIMGALRMAYPYRYELFKRVNEPSGKEKYVILSTFPSRPTGDEINDAFEGRTRDQAKKTSGFWGFLNSILST; the protein is encoded by the exons ATGTTGAACTACCACTACTACGCtgcaacttcttcttcttcttcattcaaTTGCCAAAACATTCGATTCACACCCCCTCATATTTCTTCCGGTTACACTTCCCATCCCTCACTTTCTTTTCAATATCATCATCACCACCTCCAACAAACTATTACTACTTTATCGAATGTTGTTTATAAGTATCATAATAAAACCCATTTCAATATCTCCCCAAAAACCAAG GGACTCAAGGTGAGGTGTTCACAAAGTGAGCCATTAAAGGTTATGATATCAGGGGCACCTGCATCAGGCAAAGGGACTCAATGTGAGATGATTGTTCAAAAG TTTGGATTGGTGCACATATCAACTGGAGATTTACTTAGAAGTGAAGTGGCAGCAGGTTCTGAAGTTGGAAACCAAGCAAAAGAGTACATGAATTCCGGACGCCTTGTTCCAGATGAAGTTGTCACAGCT ATGGTAATTGGGAGACTATCCCGAGAAGATGCAAAAGAAAAGGGATGGCTTTTAGATGGTTTTCCGCGAAGTTTTGCCCAAGCACAATCATTGGAGAAAATGAAGATCAGACCCGACGTGTTCATTCTTCTAGAT GTCCCTGATGAAATTCTAATCGACAGATGTGTTGGTAGAAGGTTGGATCCTGAAACAGGAAAGATTTACCATATTAAGAACTTCCCTCCGGAAACTGAGGAAGTCAAAGCAAGACTCATAACTCGGCCTGACGACACAGAAGAAAAG GTGAAATCACGTCTGCAAATTTATAAGCAGAATGTGGAAGCAATATTATCCACGTATTCTGACCTTTTAACGAAG ATTGACGGAAACCGTTCCAAAGATGTAATTTTTGGTGAAATGAGCTCTTTGCTTTTGCAAGTTCAGAAAGAAAGGGAGACGAGAAAGTCAG AAAATGCTACTAAACTTGATAGCCAATTTAGCAAGTCACCTGCAACCAAG GAAAGCTGGAGAGGGATTCCCACCAATTTAAATAACATCCCTCATTCCAGAGAAATAAGGGAATATTTTTACGATGATGTGCTTCAAGCTACCCAAAGAGCTATCAACGATGGAAAAATTCGAGTAAAGGTGGAGATCAATATTCCAGAGCTGAACCCTGAACAG GATGTATATCGGATAGGTACTTTGATGGAACTTGTTCGAGTTCTTGCTCTATCATTTGCCGATGATGGAAAGCGTGTCAAG GTTTGCGTTCAAGGATCTATGGGAGAAGGAGCACTTGCAGGGATACCATTGCAGCTTGCAGGGACACGGAAGATTTTGGAGTTCATGGACTGGGGTAGCGATGGTGCAATGGGGAACTTTATAAACATTGGTTCTATAG GTGGCAAAGAGGTTGATGAAGTAGATGACATCTTCATCTTAGTGGCTCCTCAAAATGCCATGGGAAATTGCATCATTGAC GATCTAAGGGCAATGACTGATGCTGCTGGCAGTCGTCCTGTCATTCTTATCAATCCTAGGCTTAAG GATTTACCGGCTTCAAGTGGTATAATGCAA ACTATGGGTCGAGAAAAGAGACTGGAGTATGCTGCATCTTTTGAAATGTGCTACCAGTTCCGCCTTCTCTATTTTCTAGGAACACAGTATCCAATTATGGGTGCTCTGAG GATGGCTTATCCATATCGGTATGAGTTGTTCAAGAGAGTAAATGAGCCATCTGGAAAGGAGAAATATGTCATTTTGTCAACATTTCCTAGTCGGCCAACTGGTGATGAAATAAACGATGCATTTGAAGGAAGAACAAG AGATCAAGCTAAGAAGACATCAGGGTTCTG GGGATTCTTGAACAGCATTCTTTCAACATAG
- the LOC122596007 gene encoding uncharacterized protein LOC122596007: MSLITEEIRASASEIYHGDAIGQEKSKFLLTEMGLPNGLLPLEDIVECGYIESTGFVWLIQKKEKKHKFEKIGKLVSYGKEVTATIEKFKIKKLTGVKTKELLMWITLSDITVDNPPTGKITFKATSGLYRTFPVSAFEIEDVKKDVASVDVAKDTKVVDEVKKDVEVDVAKETKVQEV, encoded by the coding sequence ATGTCTCTCATAACAGAAGAAATTAGAGCAAGTGCATCAGAAATCTACCATGGGGATGCAATTGGTCAAGAAAAGTCAAAGTTTTTGCTCACAGAAATGGGACTACCGAATGGTCTCTTACCATTAGAAGACATTGTTGAATGTGGGTACATAGAAAGCACTGGCTTCGTGTGGCTtattcaaaagaaagaaaagaagcacAAGTTTGAAAAGATTGGAAAGCTAGTTTCCTACGGAAAAGAAGTTACCGCAACCATTGAGAAGTTCAAGATCAAGAAACTAACGGGTGTTAAGACTAAAGAGCTTTTAATGTGGATCACACTTAGTGATATCACTGTTGATAATCCGCCTACTGGAAAGATCACTTTTAAGGCCACTTCTGGCCTTTATAGGACCTTTCCAGTGTCGGCTTTTGAAATTGAGGATGTCAAAAAAGATGTTGCAAGTGTTGATGTGGCCAAGGATACTAAAGTTGTTGATGAAGTTAAGAAGGATGTTGAAGTTGATGTGGCTAAGGAAACTAAAGTTCAAGAGGTTTGA
- the LOC122598306 gene encoding uncharacterized protein LOC122598306 isoform X2 has protein sequence MAGGGNNNKQKLKNKSKNRKQSPSVFIEGGLLSDWSPSSKGKDNNNNKGYSGGGGGKSSGSGSNSKPKLNAVGYTYPPIDLLPDDGSDEINKLEEPGSIDLVDTKETKIVASVGRATLAQYETVKNTYDYGASSEADGIFHRGLGFCEEEKDPFVENKAGSISDSSSSEEIETDLSSPEKNSGFLSIGGLKLYTHDVSHDGEGDDDKDEENDEETSGSSESEVSSNSSDSDDSSDIDDEIAKDYIEGIGRSFKDASDEEHADVYGVDIDETIKRLGGITLQDASREYGMKKPRSRKKSEIQPKSIKVESCTDDWSAIDDLMFVKDPRILYAQKKKHAAKSRAEKSNHSRRFPGEKKKQRQDKIASKRRERMIKRGVDLEQINLKLEQMVRNNGDIMSFQLMHSRDCSQIQRLASIYHLRSGSQGSGKRRFVTVTRTEHTGMPSSDDRVRLEKLIGVSNEEADFSVNTTPFTKMSSNKSKKASKGTSGLSPLDSRLTKSKTFSESSKKKRRENDKTDTYATQPVSFISSGKMESELEVTPIDESKLRPQTASSSSYGAFEMHTTGFGSRMMAKMGYVDGGGLGKDGKGIAEPIQAIQRPKSLGLGAMAPETEPVDTTPPQRFNRSSGQSSKGTESRGKSRNPQFRSFERHTKGFGSKMMAKMGYVEGTGLGRDSQGIVDPLVASRLPKSRGLGANG, from the exons ATGGCCGGAGGTGGTaataacaataaacaaaaattgaaaaacaaatcaAAGAATCGAAAACAATCACCATCTGTATTCATTGAAGGCGGTTTATTATCCGATTGGTCTCCATCTTCAAaag GgaaggataataataataataagggatatagtggtggtggtggtggtaaatCATCAGGTTCTGGTTCCAATTCAAAGCCTAAATTGAATGCTGTTGGTTATACCTATCCTCcg ATTGATCTTCTTCCAGATGATGGTAGTGATGAAATCAACAAGTTGGAAGAGCCAGGATCTATTGATTTGGTTGATACCAAGGAAACCAAGATTGTTGCTTCTGTTGGCAGAGCAACACTGGCACAATATGAAACTGTCAAAAATACCTATGATTATGGTGCAAGTTCAGAAGCGGATGGTATCTTTCATAGAGGATTAGGATTTTGTGAGGAAGAAAAAGATCCATTTGTAGAAAACAAAGCTGGTTCTATTTCTGATTCGTCATCCTCAGAGGAAATAGAAACTGATTTATCGTCTCCTGAGAAAAATTCAGGATTCTTGTCCATTGGAGGCTTGAAATTATACACTCATGATGTATCTCATGATGGTGAGGGTGATGATgataaagatgaagaaaatgatgaagaaaccTCAGGCTCTTCAGAGTCCGAAGTTTCCTCTAACTCGTCTGATagtgatgactcatctgatatAGACGATGAGATCGCTAAAGATTATATTGAAGGAATTGGTCGGAGTTTTAAAGATGCAAGTGATGAAGAGCATGCCGATGTTTATGGGGTTGATATTGATGAAACTATAAAGAGGTTGGGAGGGATCACACTTCAGGATGCATCAAGGGAGTATGGCATGAAGAAACCTCGGTCAAGAAAGAAAAGTGAAATTCAACCAAAATCTATCAAAGTTGAAAGTTGTACAGATGATTGGTCTGCTATAGACGATCTTATGTTTGTTAAAGATCCTCGAATTCTTTATGCTCAAAAGAAGAAACATGCTGCAAAATCGAGGGCTGAAAAGAGTAACCATTCTAGGAGATTTCCAG GTGAGAAGAAGAAACAACGTCAAGATAAAATTGCTTCAAAGCGTCGAGAAAGAATGATAAAACGAGGTGTTGATCTCGAGCAAATAAATTTG AAATTAGAGCAGATGGTGCGGAACAATGGAGATatcatgtcatttcaacttATGCACTCTCGGGATTGTTCACAG ATCCAAAGATTGGCATCAATTTATCACTTACGTAGTGGCAGTCAAGGTTCGGGCAAGAGGCG ATTTGTGACTGTTACACGAACAGAACACACTGGGATGCCATCATCAGATGACAGGGTTCGCCTTGAAAAG TTAATTGGAGTCAGCAACGAAGAAGCTGACTTTTCAGTTAACACTACCCCATTTACCAAGATGAGCTCAAATAAAAGTAAGAAGGCTTCCAAAGGAACCTCTGGTTTAAGCCCGTTAGATTCGAGATTGACCAAAAGCAAGACTTTTAGTGAATCAAGCAAGAAGAAAAGGAGAGAGAACGACAAAACTGACACTTACGCTACACAACCCGTGTCATTTATCTCTAGTGGTAAGATGGAATCTGAATTAGAGGTGACACCCATTGATGAATCAAAGCTAAGACCCCAAACTGCCAGCTCGTCAAGCTATGGTGCTTTCGAGATGCACACAACGGGTTTTGGTTCAAGAATGATGGCAAAAATGGGGTATGTAGATGGAGGTGGGTTGGGGAAGGATGGTAAAGGAATAGCAGAGCCCATTCAAGCGATCCAACGGCCAAAATCACTCGGATTAGGAGCAATGGCTCCCGAAACAGAGCCTGTAGACACAACCCCACCACAAAGATTTAACAGGTCATCAGGCCAAAGCTCTAAGGGTACAGAAAGTAGGGGAAAATCTAGAAATCCACAATTCCGGTCGTTTGAAAGGCATACAAAAGGATTTGGGTCAAAAATGATGGCCAAAATGGGGTATGTTGAAGGGACGGGTCTTGGGAGAGACTCACAGGGCATTGTTGACCCTCTTGTGGCTAGCAGGCTTCCGAAATCTAGAGGTTTGGGTGCAAATGGTTAG
- the LOC122598306 gene encoding uncharacterized protein LOC122598306 isoform X1, with protein sequence MAGGGNNNKQKLKNKSKNRKQSPSVFIEGGLLSDWSPSSKGKDNNNNKGYSGGGGGKSSGSGSNSKPKLNAVGYTYPPIDLLPDDGSDEINKLEEPGSIDLVDTKETKIVASVGRATLAQYETVKNTYDYGASSEADGIFHRGLGFCEEEKDPFVENKAGSISDSSSSEEIETDLSSPEKNSGFLSIGGLKLYTHDVSHDGEGDDDKDEENDEETSGSSESEVSSNSSDSDDSSDIDDEIAKDYIEGIGRSFKDASDEEHADVYGVDIDETIKRLGGITLQDASREYGMKKPRSRKKSEIQPKSIKVESCTDDWSAIDDLMFVKDPRILYAQKKKHAAKSRAEKSNHSRRFPVIVSGEKKKQRQDKIASKRRERMIKRGVDLEQINLKLEQMVRNNGDIMSFQLMHSRDCSQIQRLASIYHLRSGSQGSGKRRFVTVTRTEHTGMPSSDDRVRLEKLIGVSNEEADFSVNTTPFTKMSSNKSKKASKGTSGLSPLDSRLTKSKTFSESSKKKRRENDKTDTYATQPVSFISSGKMESELEVTPIDESKLRPQTASSSSYGAFEMHTTGFGSRMMAKMGYVDGGGLGKDGKGIAEPIQAIQRPKSLGLGAMAPETEPVDTTPPQRFNRSSGQSSKGTESRGKSRNPQFRSFERHTKGFGSKMMAKMGYVEGTGLGRDSQGIVDPLVASRLPKSRGLGANG encoded by the exons ATGGCCGGAGGTGGTaataacaataaacaaaaattgaaaaacaaatcaAAGAATCGAAAACAATCACCATCTGTATTCATTGAAGGCGGTTTATTATCCGATTGGTCTCCATCTTCAAaag GgaaggataataataataataagggatatagtggtggtggtggtggtaaatCATCAGGTTCTGGTTCCAATTCAAAGCCTAAATTGAATGCTGTTGGTTATACCTATCCTCcg ATTGATCTTCTTCCAGATGATGGTAGTGATGAAATCAACAAGTTGGAAGAGCCAGGATCTATTGATTTGGTTGATACCAAGGAAACCAAGATTGTTGCTTCTGTTGGCAGAGCAACACTGGCACAATATGAAACTGTCAAAAATACCTATGATTATGGTGCAAGTTCAGAAGCGGATGGTATCTTTCATAGAGGATTAGGATTTTGTGAGGAAGAAAAAGATCCATTTGTAGAAAACAAAGCTGGTTCTATTTCTGATTCGTCATCCTCAGAGGAAATAGAAACTGATTTATCGTCTCCTGAGAAAAATTCAGGATTCTTGTCCATTGGAGGCTTGAAATTATACACTCATGATGTATCTCATGATGGTGAGGGTGATGATgataaagatgaagaaaatgatgaagaaaccTCAGGCTCTTCAGAGTCCGAAGTTTCCTCTAACTCGTCTGATagtgatgactcatctgatatAGACGATGAGATCGCTAAAGATTATATTGAAGGAATTGGTCGGAGTTTTAAAGATGCAAGTGATGAAGAGCATGCCGATGTTTATGGGGTTGATATTGATGAAACTATAAAGAGGTTGGGAGGGATCACACTTCAGGATGCATCAAGGGAGTATGGCATGAAGAAACCTCGGTCAAGAAAGAAAAGTGAAATTCAACCAAAATCTATCAAAGTTGAAAGTTGTACAGATGATTGGTCTGCTATAGACGATCTTATGTTTGTTAAAGATCCTCGAATTCTTTATGCTCAAAAGAAGAAACATGCTGCAAAATCGAGGGCTGAAAAGAGTAACCATTCTAGGAGATTTCCAG TGATCGTTTCAGGTGAGAAGAAGAAACAACGTCAAGATAAAATTGCTTCAAAGCGTCGAGAAAGAATGATAAAACGAGGTGTTGATCTCGAGCAAATAAATTTG AAATTAGAGCAGATGGTGCGGAACAATGGAGATatcatgtcatttcaacttATGCACTCTCGGGATTGTTCACAG ATCCAAAGATTGGCATCAATTTATCACTTACGTAGTGGCAGTCAAGGTTCGGGCAAGAGGCG ATTTGTGACTGTTACACGAACAGAACACACTGGGATGCCATCATCAGATGACAGGGTTCGCCTTGAAAAG TTAATTGGAGTCAGCAACGAAGAAGCTGACTTTTCAGTTAACACTACCCCATTTACCAAGATGAGCTCAAATAAAAGTAAGAAGGCTTCCAAAGGAACCTCTGGTTTAAGCCCGTTAGATTCGAGATTGACCAAAAGCAAGACTTTTAGTGAATCAAGCAAGAAGAAAAGGAGAGAGAACGACAAAACTGACACTTACGCTACACAACCCGTGTCATTTATCTCTAGTGGTAAGATGGAATCTGAATTAGAGGTGACACCCATTGATGAATCAAAGCTAAGACCCCAAACTGCCAGCTCGTCAAGCTATGGTGCTTTCGAGATGCACACAACGGGTTTTGGTTCAAGAATGATGGCAAAAATGGGGTATGTAGATGGAGGTGGGTTGGGGAAGGATGGTAAAGGAATAGCAGAGCCCATTCAAGCGATCCAACGGCCAAAATCACTCGGATTAGGAGCAATGGCTCCCGAAACAGAGCCTGTAGACACAACCCCACCACAAAGATTTAACAGGTCATCAGGCCAAAGCTCTAAGGGTACAGAAAGTAGGGGAAAATCTAGAAATCCACAATTCCGGTCGTTTGAAAGGCATACAAAAGGATTTGGGTCAAAAATGATGGCCAAAATGGGGTATGTTGAAGGGACGGGTCTTGGGAGAGACTCACAGGGCATTGTTGACCCTCTTGTGGCTAGCAGGCTTCCGAAATCTAGAGGTTTGGGTGCAAATGGTTAG
- the LOC122598422 gene encoding wax ester synthase/diacylglycerol acyltransferase 11-like, with product MDSSQVPNSLRQIKTTTTKDDSSRFKEQDQLLSPMARLFHEPGSNVYIIAMMGCKTRINSDVVKQNLVHSLLRHPRFSSLQVVDEVSGSIKWVPTNVNIDNHVIVPKLDPNDIEFPDKFVDDYMSNLSKSHIENSKPLWDLHILDIKTADAQGTGFFRFHHSLGDGLSLMTLLLACTRQSSDPGALPTLPVSKETGYIKLTNWWSPLEVFWNSLVAVMMFVFTVLFLKDTETPLKGSVGVENRPRRFVRKNVSLADIKTVKNAMDVTLNDVVLGVTQAGLSRYLNRRYSEITNVNGGTHHSHSSSNGNNDDAIPKNIRLRATFFFNLRATTRIDTLVETMKTGRTSRWGNQIGYVLLPFTIGFKSNPLDYVKEAKAVIDRKKASLEPLYTYFVVYLVLKLFGIKTVGKLNHKVFFNTTLWFTNVPGPQEEVTFYGHDCAYLAPSCYGQPNALMIHIVSYMDKLTFVISADEETIPDPQRLSDDLEESLRLIKISALALESAKNK from the exons ATGGATTCCTCACAAGTTCCCAATAGTCTTAGACAAATCAAAACTACCACCACCAAAGATGACTCGTCAAGATTCAAGGAACAAGACCAACTTTTGAGCCCAATGGCTAGGCTATTTCATGAGCCAGGCTCCAATGTGTATATCATAGCCATGATGGGTTGCAAGACTAGAATCAACTCTGATGTTGTCAAACAAAATCTTGTTCATTCTCTCCTTCGACATCCTCGTTTCTCTAGCTTGCAG GTTGTTGATGAAGTAAGCGGGAGTATCAAATGGGTTCCAACAAATGTGAACATCGACAACCATGTTATAGTCCCAAAACTAGATCCAAACGACATCGAGTTTCCAGACAAGTTTGTGGACGATTACATGTCAAACCTCAGCAAATCTCACATCGAGAACTCAAAACCTTTATGGGACCTTCACATTCTTGACATCAAGACGGCCGATGCTCAAGGGACAGGGTTTTTCCGGTTCCACCATTCTTTAGGTGATGGTTTGTCTTTGATGACTCTTCTTCTTGCTTGCACACGCCAGTCGTCGGACCCTGGAGCCTTGCCAACGCTCCCGGTCAGCAAAGAAACGGGTTACATCAAGCTTACTAATTGGTGGTCACCTTTAGAAGTGTTTTGGAACTCCCTTGTTGCGGTTATGATGTTTGTGTTTACGGTATTGTTTCTTAAAGACACCGAAACGCCGTTGAAAGGCTCCGTCGGTGTTGAAAATAGACCTAGGCGTTTTGTTCGTAAGAACGTCAGCTTGGCCGACATAAAGACGGTGAAGAATGCCATGGATGTG ACGTTGAATGATGTTGTGCTTGGAGTCACTCAGGCCGGTTTATCGCGCTACCTAAATCGTAGATACA GTGAAATTACGAATGTTAATGGCGGCACACATCATAGTCATAGTAGTAGTAACGGAAATAATGATGATGCCATTCCCAAAAACATTCGCCTTCGTGCCACATTCTTTTTTAACCTTCGAGCGACCACCAGGATCGAT ACTCTTGTTGAAACAATGAAAACAGGAAGGACGAGTCGATGGGGAAACCAGATTGGGTACGTGCTTCTCCCGTTCACGATTGGATTCAAAAGCAATCCCTTGGACTACGTGAAAGAAGCCAAAGCAGTCATCGATCGAAAGAAAGCCTCTTTGGAACCCTTGTACACTTATTTCGTTGTTTACTTGGTTCTCAAGCTGTTTGGGATTAAG ACTGTAGGAAAGTTAAACCATAAGGTTTTCTTTAATACAACCTTATGGTTCACCAACGTGCCTGGGCCACAAGAAGAAGTCACATTTTATGGGCATGATTGCGCTTACCTTGCTCCCAGTTGCTATGGACAACCTAAT GCATTGATGATTCATATAGTGAGTTATATGGATAAATTGACGTTTGTGATATCAGCAGACGAAGAAACCATACCCGATCCTCAAAGGCTATCTGACGATCTTGAGGAATCCCTTAGACTCATCAAGATTTCTGCTTTGGCATTAGAGAGCGCCAAAaacaagtaa